One part of the Paenibacillus sp. genome encodes these proteins:
- the tgt gene encoding tRNA guanosine(34) transglycosylase Tgt: MAAITYELIKTCKQTGARLGRVHTPHGSFDTPAFMPVGTQATVKTMSPEEVKEMGAGIILSNTYHLFLRPGHELVKEAGGLHKFMNWDRAILTDSGGFQVFSLSELRKITEEGVHFRSHLNGDKLFIGPEKAMEIQNALGPDIMMAFDECPPWPADEAYVKQSTERTSRWAERCLKAHARPHDQGLFAIVQGGMFADLRKQSAADLTSMDFPGYAIGGLSVGEPKHLMYEMLEATTPMLPTNKPRYLMGVGSPDALIEGSMRGVDMFDCVLPTRIARNGTTMTSRGRLVIRNAQFERDFGPLDPECSCYTCRNYSRAYIRHLIKADETFGIRLTTYHNLYFLLDLMRKVRQAILEDRLGDFKEEFFDRYGLNAENARGF; the protein is encoded by the coding sequence ATGGCGGCGATAACCTACGAACTGATCAAAACGTGCAAACAAACCGGAGCCCGTCTCGGCCGCGTCCATACGCCGCACGGCAGCTTCGACACGCCGGCGTTCATGCCGGTCGGCACGCAGGCGACGGTCAAGACGATGAGCCCGGAGGAAGTCAAAGAGATGGGCGCGGGCATCATCTTAAGCAACACGTACCATCTGTTCCTGCGTCCCGGTCACGAGCTGGTCAAAGAAGCGGGCGGGCTGCATAAATTTATGAATTGGGATCGCGCCATTCTGACCGACAGCGGCGGCTTCCAGGTGTTCAGCTTGAGCGAGCTGCGCAAAATTACGGAGGAAGGCGTCCATTTCCGCTCGCACCTGAACGGAGACAAGCTGTTCATCGGACCGGAGAAGGCGATGGAGATCCAAAACGCGCTCGGCCCCGATATTATGATGGCGTTCGACGAATGCCCGCCGTGGCCGGCGGACGAAGCGTACGTCAAGCAGTCGACGGAGCGGACGTCGCGCTGGGCGGAGCGTTGCCTGAAGGCGCACGCGCGCCCGCACGACCAAGGGCTGTTCGCCATCGTGCAGGGCGGCATGTTCGCCGATTTGCGCAAACAGAGCGCCGCCGATTTGACTTCCATGGATTTCCCGGGGTATGCTATTGGTGGACTGAGCGTCGGGGAGCCGAAGCATTTGATGTACGAGATGCTGGAAGCGACGACGCCGATGCTGCCGACGAACAAGCCGCGCTATCTGATGGGCGTCGGATCGCCGGACGCGCTGATCGAAGGCTCCATGCGCGGCGTCGACATGTTCGACTGCGTACTGCCGACGCGCATTGCGCGCAACGGCACGACGATGACGAGCCGCGGCCGCCTTGTCATCCGCAACGCGCAATTCGAGCGGGATTTCGGGCCGCTCGATCCGGAATGCTCGTGCTACACGTGCCGCAACTATTCGCGGGCGTATATCCGCCATCTGATCAAAGCGGACGAGACGTTCGGCATTCGGCTGACGACGTACCACAATCTGTACTTCCTGCTCGACTTGATGCGCAAAGTGCGCCAAGCGATCCTCGAAGATCGCCTCGGCGATTTTAAAGAAGAGTTTTTCGACCGTTACGGTCTGAATGCTGAGAACGCCCGGGGTTTCTAA
- the queA gene encoding tRNA preQ1(34) S-adenosylmethionine ribosyltransferase-isomerase QueA translates to MNVDQFDFELPERLIAQSPLKERTASRLMALDKRTGAVRHLHFPDLLELLHPGDLLVMNDTKVLPARLYGWKADTGANAELLLLKDLGEGRWETLARPGKRLRSGTVLHFGDSKEEPLLEATVVAETEDGGRVVEFRYEGVFLEVLERLGTMPLPPYIKERLDDPNRYQTVYAKHPGSAAAPTAGLHFTEQFLDRVRERGVRTAPVTLHVGLGTFRPVSAETVEEHRMHEEYYEVPEATARLIRETRSAGGRVVAIGTTSARTLETAAARILSGEDDDLRGWTNIFIYPGYEFKLVDALLTNFHLPKSTLLMMISALAGRDNVLAAYREAVEREYRFFSFGDAMFIS, encoded by the coding sequence TTGAACGTAGATCAATTCGATTTCGAACTGCCGGAGCGCCTGATCGCGCAATCCCCGCTGAAAGAGCGGACCGCCTCCCGCCTGATGGCGCTGGACAAGCGGACGGGCGCGGTGCGGCATTTACATTTTCCCGACCTGCTGGAATTGCTGCATCCGGGCGATCTGCTCGTGATGAACGATACGAAGGTGCTACCCGCGCGGCTGTACGGCTGGAAAGCCGACACCGGCGCGAACGCGGAGCTGCTGCTGCTGAAGGATCTCGGCGAAGGCCGATGGGAGACGCTCGCGCGGCCGGGCAAGCGGCTCCGCTCCGGCACCGTGCTCCATTTCGGCGACAGCAAGGAGGAGCCGCTGCTCGAAGCGACGGTCGTCGCGGAGACGGAAGACGGGGGACGCGTCGTGGAATTCCGCTACGAGGGCGTGTTTCTCGAAGTGCTCGAACGGCTCGGCACGATGCCGCTGCCGCCTTATATTAAAGAGCGCTTAGACGACCCGAACCGGTACCAAACCGTTTATGCGAAGCATCCCGGCTCGGCGGCGGCGCCGACGGCGGGACTCCATTTCACGGAGCAATTTCTCGATCGCGTCCGGGAGCGCGGGGTACGCACCGCCCCCGTAACGCTGCATGTCGGCCTCGGCACGTTCCGGCCTGTCTCTGCGGAGACGGTGGAGGAGCACCGGATGCACGAAGAATACTACGAGGTGCCGGAGGCGACCGCGCGCCTCATTCGCGAAACGCGATCGGCCGGCGGCCGCGTCGTCGCGATCGGCACGACGTCCGCCCGCACGCTGGAGACGGCGGCCGCTCGCATTCTAAGCGGGGAAGACGACGATCTGCGCGGCTGGACGAACATTTTCATTTACCCCGGCTACGAATTCAAGCTCGTCGACGCGCTGCTGACGAATTTCCATCTCCCGAAATCGACGCTGCTCATGATGATCAGCGCGCTGGCGGGCAGAGACAACGTGCTGGCCGCGTACCGGGAAGCGGTGGAGCGGGAATACCGCTTCTTCAGCTTCGGCGATGCGATGTTCATATCTTAG
- a CDS encoding SpoIID/LytB domain-containing protein, giving the protein MMRYKRFWLGALTAVSVFAAALAPPSPAAADGGEAEVHVALFVKTNTYQSAAGAVTLSAPGGLSVMSSDGAAWHRTADQTNVRATFDGFRVVVAETTDAVKAGAFADDVKKAGQPAAVIARPVKGKMTYAVEAGPYGAKADAEAARTALAGNAAVAARLAGAAMALRGPLYARAGTFASEAEAVAAAGPLWDAGVYAQPVATNGVGGAAAYELWYGGAADAASLQQAITAASAAVPGIAATPVAANVRYAALRTDVLQDAGLGAGVRMLAVGGDGAKLIAQPVSAQGAIRVAERFGRSYRGAIDVFAHNGALAVVNRVALETYVAAVVGAELDASWPAEVLKAQAVAARTYVLKQGWKYGIAHVADTTADQAYRGTERESAAATGAAQATAGEVLRLANGTLLDAFYHSNAGDRTADPTEVWNASIPGIVSTPSPDDAAERNKLVWYRVVMEGGRIGYIRSDLVRLTGAVNKGGFPTGAVAQAGVNVRAAPFVNNETNPSLAVLNEGAPVTVIGRDMESTAYQWIRGPIPAGQLQLQMAASGVAPAEVAALGGLRTIEVTKRGAASGRVTEVAANGRTIPVLRPEQYRTLFGLPSSRFEVEQTAAVTVLGAGGRTTELPSASGPAALSAVSAGGAVRTISSDAYLITDGDGTARVATKDAAFRFHGTGFGHGLGMSQWGAFGLAELGYDYRKILLYYYRDATIAKE; this is encoded by the coding sequence ATGATGAGATATAAGCGGTTTTGGCTCGGCGCGCTGACGGCCGTCTCGGTGTTCGCCGCCGCGCTCGCGCCGCCGTCTCCGGCGGCGGCCGACGGAGGCGAGGCGGAGGTGCACGTCGCGCTGTTCGTGAAAACCAATACGTACCAATCGGCGGCCGGCGCCGTGACGCTGTCCGCGCCCGGCGGGCTTAGCGTCATGAGCAGCGACGGCGCCGCGTGGCACCGGACGGCGGATCAGACGAACGTCCGGGCGACGTTCGACGGCTTCCGCGTCGTCGTCGCGGAGACGACCGACGCGGTCAAGGCGGGCGCATTCGCGGACGACGTCAAGAAGGCGGGGCAGCCGGCGGCGGTCATCGCCCGGCCGGTGAAGGGCAAGATGACGTACGCGGTCGAAGCGGGACCGTACGGCGCCAAAGCGGACGCGGAAGCGGCGCGGACGGCGCTCGCGGGCAACGCCGCCGTCGCGGCGCGCCTCGCGGGCGCGGCGATGGCGCTGCGCGGACCGCTGTACGCGCGGGCAGGGACGTTCGCCTCGGAAGCGGAGGCGGTCGCTGCGGCCGGGCCGCTGTGGGACGCCGGCGTGTACGCGCAGCCGGTCGCGACGAACGGCGTAGGCGGCGCGGCGGCCTACGAGCTGTGGTACGGCGGGGCGGCGGACGCGGCGTCGCTGCAGCAGGCGATAACCGCCGCGTCCGCCGCGGTGCCGGGCATCGCCGCGACGCCCGTCGCTGCGAACGTGCGCTATGCGGCGCTTCGCACCGACGTGCTGCAGGACGCAGGGTTAGGCGCCGGCGTCCGGATGCTCGCCGTCGGCGGCGACGGGGCGAAACTGATCGCGCAGCCGGTCTCGGCGCAGGGCGCGATCCGCGTCGCCGAGCGGTTCGGCCGCTCGTACCGCGGCGCGATCGACGTGTTCGCGCACAACGGCGCGCTCGCGGTCGTCAACCGCGTCGCGCTCGAGACGTACGTCGCCGCCGTCGTCGGCGCGGAGCTGGACGCGTCGTGGCCGGCCGAGGTGCTGAAGGCGCAGGCGGTCGCGGCGCGCACGTACGTGCTGAAGCAGGGCTGGAAGTACGGTATCGCGCACGTCGCGGACACGACCGCCGATCAAGCGTACCGCGGCACCGAGCGCGAATCCGCGGCGGCGACCGGCGCGGCGCAGGCGACGGCCGGCGAAGTGCTGCGCCTTGCGAACGGTACGCTGCTGGACGCGTTCTACCACAGCAACGCGGGCGACCGGACGGCCGACCCGACGGAGGTGTGGAACGCCTCGATTCCGGGCATCGTTTCGACGCCGAGCCCGGACGACGCCGCCGAGCGGAACAAGCTCGTCTGGTATCGCGTCGTCATGGAGGGCGGCCGGATCGGCTATATTCGCTCCGACCTTGTCCGGCTGACGGGCGCGGTGAACAAGGGCGGCTTCCCGACCGGCGCCGTAGCGCAGGCCGGCGTCAACGTGCGGGCCGCGCCGTTCGTCAACAACGAAACGAACCCGTCGCTCGCGGTGCTGAACGAAGGCGCTCCCGTCACCGTCATCGGACGCGACATGGAGTCGACGGCGTACCAATGGATCCGCGGACCGATTCCCGCCGGCCAGCTGCAGCTGCAGATGGCGGCGAGCGGCGTCGCGCCGGCCGAGGTGGCGGCGCTCGGGGGCCTCCGGACGATCGAAGTGACGAAGCGGGGGGCCGCCAGCGGACGCGTGACGGAGGTCGCGGCGAACGGCCGGACGATTCCCGTCCTGCGGCCGGAGCAGTACCGGACGCTGTTCGGACTGCCGAGCTCCCGATTCGAAGTGGAGCAGACGGCCGCCGTGACGGTGCTCGGCGCCGGCGGGCGGACGACCGAACTGCCGTCCGCTTCCGGCCCGGCCGCGCTGTCGGCCGTCTCCGCCGGAGGCGCGGTCCGAACGATCTCGAGCGACGCGTACCTCATTACGGACGGCGACGGCACGGCGCGCGTCGCCACGAAGGACGCAGCGTTTCGGTTCCACGGCACGGGCTTCGGGCATGGCCTGGGCATGTCCCAGTGGGGCGCCTTCGGCCTCGCGGAGCTCGGGTATGACTACCGGAAAATATTGCTATACTACTATCGTGACGCAACGATTGCGAAGGAATGA
- the ruvB gene encoding Holliday junction branch migration DNA helicase RuvB: protein MEEDRIISAHLMMEDAQVEYSLRPRYLSEYIGQGQVKENLKIYIEAAKLRRESLDHVLLYGPPGLGKTTLSNIIANELGVNLRTTSGPAIERPGDLAAILTNLQEGDVLFIDEIHRLHRTVEEVLYPAMEDYALDIIIGKGPSARSVRLDLPAFTLIGATTRAGLLSSPLRDRFGVVCRLEFYTVDELAFIVSRASEILGVPIAPDAAREIGLRSRGTPRIANRLLKRVRDVAQVRGDGAITRELADTALRMIQVDGLGLDAIDHKMLRAMITSFDGGPVGLDTIAATIGEESQTIEDVYEPYLLQIGFLQRTPRGRVVTPAAYRHLGFPPKGENA, encoded by the coding sequence ATGGAGGAAGATCGCATCATATCGGCCCACTTGATGATGGAAGACGCGCAAGTGGAATACAGCCTCCGGCCCCGCTATCTGTCCGAATATATCGGGCAGGGGCAGGTGAAGGAGAATTTAAAAATATATATCGAAGCGGCGAAGCTGCGGCGGGAAAGCCTCGACCACGTCCTGCTGTACGGCCCCCCGGGGCTCGGCAAAACGACGCTGTCGAACATTATCGCCAACGAGCTCGGCGTCAACCTGCGGACGACGTCGGGGCCCGCGATCGAGCGCCCCGGCGATCTGGCGGCCATCCTGACGAATTTGCAGGAGGGCGACGTGCTGTTCATCGACGAAATCCACCGCCTCCACCGCACCGTCGAAGAAGTGCTGTATCCGGCGATGGAGGACTACGCGCTCGACATCATCATCGGCAAAGGCCCGAGCGCCCGCTCGGTTCGGCTCGATCTGCCGGCGTTCACGTTGATCGGCGCGACGACGCGCGCGGGCCTCTTGTCCTCGCCGCTGCGCGACCGGTTCGGCGTCGTCTGCCGGCTCGAATTTTACACGGTCGACGAGCTGGCGTTCATCGTCTCCCGCGCCTCCGAAATTTTGGGCGTGCCGATCGCGCCGGACGCGGCCCGCGAAATCGGCCTCCGCTCGCGCGGCACGCCGCGGATCGCGAACCGGCTGCTCAAGCGCGTGCGCGACGTGGCGCAGGTGCGCGGCGACGGCGCGATCACGCGGGAGCTTGCCGATACGGCGCTGCGCATGATCCAGGTCGACGGGCTCGGTTTGGACGCGATCGACCATAAAATGCTGCGCGCGATGATCACGAGCTTCGACGGCGGGCCGGTGGGCTTAGATACGATCGCGGCGACGATCGGCGAAGAAAGCCAGACGATCGAAGACGTCTACGAGCCGTATTTGCTGCAAATCGGCTTCCTGCAGCGGACGCCGCGCGGCCGCGTCGTGACGCCGGCGGCGTACCGCCATCTCGGATTTCCTCCGAAGGGGGAGAACGCATGA
- the ruvA gene encoding Holliday junction branch migration protein RuvA, which produces MIDFLRGKPIAVDAEGIVLDVRDVGYRVFCANPYAFAGKAEQTVTLFIHYHVREDAVQLFGFATREEQALFRKLLDVTGIGPRVALGVLSGGTPERIVSAIQSDDLTFLTRLPGIGKKTAQRIVLDLKDKLDGIGVPIGLGALDAGFAAGEAAAASTAAGAGLPAAWREAKDALLALGYTDAETERAWRDVKGKAQPTDGADKLIKLALQSLYQA; this is translated from the coding sequence ATGATCGATTTTTTGCGGGGAAAACCAATCGCCGTCGACGCCGAGGGCATCGTGCTCGACGTGCGCGACGTCGGATATCGCGTCTTCTGCGCGAATCCGTACGCGTTCGCCGGCAAGGCGGAGCAGACGGTGACGCTGTTCATTCATTATCATGTGCGCGAGGACGCGGTGCAGCTGTTCGGCTTCGCGACGCGGGAGGAGCAGGCGCTGTTTCGCAAGCTGCTCGACGTGACGGGCATCGGACCGCGCGTCGCGCTCGGCGTATTGTCGGGCGGCACGCCGGAGCGCATCGTCAGCGCGATCCAGAGCGACGATCTGACGTTCCTGACGCGTCTGCCGGGCATCGGCAAGAAGACGGCGCAGCGCATCGTCCTCGATCTGAAGGACAAGCTTGACGGCATCGGCGTGCCGATCGGGCTCGGCGCGCTGGATGCGGGCTTCGCCGCCGGCGAAGCCGCGGCGGCGTCGACCGCCGCGGGCGCCGGGCTGCCGGCCGCATGGCGGGAAGCGAAGGACGCGCTCCTCGCGCTCGGCTATACCGACGCGGAGACGGAGCGCGCGTGGCGCGACGTGAAAGGGAAAGCCCAGCCGACGGACGGCGCGGACAAGCTGATCAAGCTTGCGCTGCAATCGCTCTATCAGGCGTAA
- the ruvC gene encoding crossover junction endodeoxyribonuclease RuvC: MRILGIDPGLAIVGFGFVDKIGSKLHPIQYGCITTEAETDQGVRLKQIYETALQLIDKYQPDAVAIEKLFFNKNVTTALSVGQARGVLVLAAVQRGLPVAEYTPLQVKQAVVGYGKAEKRQVQEMVRMFLNLVSVPKPDDVADALAVAICHAHSSTFLDRMKGNGNGVHKP; encoded by the coding sequence TTGAGAATTTTGGGAATCGACCCCGGCCTCGCCATTGTCGGGTTCGGGTTCGTCGACAAAATCGGCAGCAAGCTGCATCCGATTCAATACGGGTGCATTACGACCGAAGCGGAGACGGACCAAGGCGTACGATTGAAGCAAATCTACGAAACCGCGCTGCAGCTGATCGACAAATATCAGCCGGACGCCGTGGCCATCGAGAAGCTGTTCTTCAATAAGAACGTCACGACGGCGTTGTCGGTCGGACAGGCGCGCGGCGTGCTCGTGCTGGCCGCCGTTCAGCGAGGGCTTCCGGTGGCGGAGTACACGCCGCTGCAGGTGAAGCAGGCCGTGGTCGGCTACGGCAAGGCGGAGAAGCGGCAGGTGCAGGAGATGGTGCGCATGTTTTTGAACCTCGTGTCCGTGCCGAAGCCGGACGACGTGGCGGATGCGCTCGCCGTCGCGATTTGCCATGCGCATTCGTCGACGTTTTTGGACCGGATGAAAGGAAACGGGAACGGAGTACATAAACCATGA
- a CDS encoding BofC C-terminal domain-containing protein, with product MGFFGLIKKRFKKRLRLKRRWLALGMLALAAGLAFLYASASGSGDGEPRRLGDALSVFAPGGKPPASPSELTREASVTLRRLYVCGEDERALGVMPPENIAKLAADHPEWEFYAVAADKVVFTEHIDDLSDACKENSYIGVDAGGNLTLFRGPPREERAVKTFFQLNIEHLESSLPGEVVQQLRDGIKITDIADYNSVLSTFSDYAIDETEKVMKPGA from the coding sequence ATGGGCTTTTTCGGTCTTATTAAAAAACGGTTCAAAAAACGGCTGCGCCTAAAACGCCGCTGGCTGGCGCTCGGCATGCTTGCGCTGGCGGCCGGGCTGGCTTTTCTATACGCGTCCGCTTCCGGTTCGGGAGACGGCGAACCGCGGCGGCTCGGAGACGCGCTCTCCGTGTTCGCGCCCGGCGGCAAGCCGCCGGCGTCGCCGAGCGAGCTGACGCGGGAGGCGTCGGTCACGCTTCGTCGGCTGTATGTATGCGGCGAGGACGAACGCGCGCTAGGCGTCATGCCGCCGGAGAACATCGCGAAGCTCGCGGCCGACCATCCGGAGTGGGAGTTTTACGCCGTCGCCGCGGACAAAGTCGTCTTCACGGAGCATATCGACGACTTGTCCGACGCGTGCAAGGAAAACTCGTACATCGGCGTCGACGCGGGCGGCAATTTGACGCTGTTCCGCGGGCCGCCCCGCGAGGAACGCGCGGTGAAGACGTTCTTCCAATTGAATATCGAGCATTTGGAAAGCTCGCTGCCGGGCGAAGTCGTCCAGCAGCTGCGCGACGGCATCAAGATCACCGACATCGCGGACTACAACAGCGTGCTGTCGACGTTCAGCGATTACGCGATCGACGAGACGGAAAAAGTAATGAAGCCGGGCGCGTAA
- a CDS encoding LysM domain-containing protein: MRLHIARDGDTISALSQQYGVAPERIRSANPQLTAEGTLAKGTKVKIPTGPVAMKTAPAAELAAARSEEAAFAGLAPTAPPRAPESFAAARNEGAAGALPQAAEASVEAAAEAASALPVAPSAGETATISGWPNAELPFAAYPADAYANANANAQAAPNAGIPAHYKTEMPEANTSPLHVKWSGMGDEPAQHPYITLPTPAVPAGLPMWPMGPYGVAPMGVAGVQAPPPSWPVPFGAMTEPMAPAYAPFGAPAAGDCGCGGSAGAGIRLPYALPLRGGNTAPQERAFTSAIQGPESPAAPAEAAPAAAAPVDAAAQAKADEAKASSGKAGRQRKARVSSGTAALRSFLKRRGAGRRSAPRGSKPWIRD; encoded by the coding sequence TTGAGACTCCATATCGCAAGAGACGGAGATACGATTTCCGCTTTGTCGCAACAATACGGCGTGGCCCCGGAGCGCATCCGTTCGGCCAACCCGCAGCTTACCGCTGAAGGGACGCTTGCCAAAGGAACGAAGGTGAAAATTCCGACCGGTCCGGTCGCGATGAAGACGGCGCCGGCGGCGGAGCTCGCCGCGGCGAGAAGCGAGGAGGCCGCGTTCGCGGGCCTCGCGCCGACGGCGCCGCCCCGCGCGCCTGAGTCGTTCGCGGCGGCGCGGAACGAAGGCGCGGCGGGCGCGCTCCCGCAGGCGGCGGAGGCGTCCGTCGAAGCCGCGGCCGAAGCGGCGAGCGCGCTGCCCGTGGCGCCTTCGGCCGGCGAGACGGCGACGATCTCCGGTTGGCCGAACGCGGAGCTGCCGTTCGCGGCGTATCCGGCGGATGCGTACGCGAATGCGAACGCGAACGCGCAAGCGGCGCCGAACGCCGGCATTCCGGCCCATTATAAGACGGAAATGCCGGAGGCGAACACGTCGCCGCTGCACGTGAAGTGGAGCGGGATGGGCGACGAGCCGGCGCAGCACCCGTACATTACGCTGCCGACGCCTGCGGTGCCGGCGGGCTTGCCGATGTGGCCGATGGGTCCGTACGGCGTCGCGCCGATGGGGGTCGCGGGCGTGCAGGCGCCGCCGCCGTCATGGCCGGTGCCGTTCGGCGCGATGACCGAGCCGATGGCGCCGGCGTATGCGCCGTTCGGCGCTCCGGCGGCCGGCGACTGCGGCTGCGGCGGGAGCGCGGGCGCGGGCATCCGCCTGCCGTATGCGCTGCCGCTGCGGGGCGGGAATACGGCGCCGCAGGAGCGCGCGTTCACGAGCGCCATCCAAGGGCCGGAGTCTCCCGCGGCGCCTGCCGAAGCAGCGCCGGCCGCTGCAGCTCCGGTCGACGCAGCGGCGCAAGCGAAGGCGGACGAAGCGAAGGCATCGTCCGGCAAAGCGGGCCGCCAGCGGAAGGCGCGCGTCTCTTCCGGCACGGCCGCGCTCCGCTCGTTCCTGAAGCGCAGAGGCGCCGGCCGCCGTTCGGCGCCTCGCGGCTCGAAGCCGTGGATCCGCGACTGA
- the mnhG gene encoding monovalent cation/H(+) antiporter subunit G, whose amino-acid sequence MIETIQGAGEAIVAVLVLLGALLCAVSSFGLVRMPDVYLRSHAATKASTLGVLCILLAGFLFFLWFHGVASAKMLLAVAFVFATAPVAGHLIGRAAYRTGVPLSERSVQDDLAEALGPEGKVQPGD is encoded by the coding sequence ATGATCGAGACGATCCAGGGAGCCGGTGAGGCGATCGTCGCCGTTCTCGTGCTGCTCGGCGCGCTGCTGTGCGCCGTCAGCTCGTTCGGGCTCGTCCGGATGCCCGACGTCTATTTGCGCTCGCACGCCGCGACGAAAGCGTCGACGCTCGGCGTCCTGTGTATTTTGCTCGCCGGCTTCTTGTTTTTCCTGTGGTTCCATGGGGTAGCGAGCGCGAAGATGCTGCTCGCGGTCGCGTTCGTGTTCGCGACGGCGCCCGTCGCCGGTCATTTGATCGGCCGCGCCGCGTACCGGACCGGCGTGCCGCTGTCGGAACGCAGCGTGCAGGACGATTTGGCGGAGGCGCTCGGACCGGAAGGCAAGGTGCAGCCCGGGGACTGA
- a CDS encoding Na(+)/H(+) antiporter subunit F1 yields MLNTALVIALIIISLSVLGALYRVMRGPSMPDRVIALDMVGIQLLSIIAIVSIMLRSESYADIVLLIGIVSFLGTIAFSKYIERGAVIEHDRDDPGSR; encoded by the coding sequence ATGCTGAACACGGCGCTGGTAATCGCCTTGATCATTATTTCGTTGTCGGTGCTGGGGGCGCTCTATCGGGTCATGCGCGGGCCGTCGATGCCGGACCGCGTCATCGCGCTCGATATGGTCGGCATTCAGCTGCTGTCGATCATCGCGATCGTCTCGATCATGCTGAGGTCGGAATCGTACGCGGACATCGTGCTGCTCATCGGCATCGTGTCGTTTCTCGGCACGATCGCGTTTTCGAAATATATCGAAAGAGGGGCGGTGATCGAACATGATCGAGACGATCCAGGGAGCCGGTGA
- a CDS encoding Na+/H+ antiporter subunit E, whose protein sequence is MAFQIVLNGLLALIWMLLSGDGSFVGFVVGYAIGFVFLFAFRRFFRVPFYAKKLWAILKLLGLFLKELVLSNLVVIQHILQPKLKVRPGVFAYETELRSDWEVSLLACLITLTPGTLTLEVSPDQDTLYIHAIDIEDADELKRQIKGSFERAILEVTR, encoded by the coding sequence ATGGCGTTTCAAATTGTATTGAACGGGCTGCTAGCGCTGATCTGGATGCTGCTGTCGGGCGACGGCTCGTTCGTCGGCTTCGTCGTCGGGTATGCGATCGGATTCGTGTTTTTGTTCGCGTTTCGCCGATTTTTCCGCGTTCCCTTTTACGCGAAAAAGCTGTGGGCGATTCTGAAGCTGCTTGGCTTGTTTTTAAAAGAGCTCGTGCTGTCCAATCTGGTTGTCATCCAGCACATTTTACAGCCGAAGCTGAAGGTGCGGCCCGGCGTGTTCGCGTACGAGACGGAGCTTCGCTCCGATTGGGAAGTGTCCTTGCTCGCCTGTCTCATCACGCTGACGCCAGGCACGTTGACGCTGGAGGTGTCCCCCGATCAAGACACGCTGTACATTCACGCGATCGATATCGAGGACGCCGACGAACTGAAACGGCAAATTAAAGGCTCGTTCGAGCGGGCGATATTGGAGGTGACGCGGTAA